One genomic segment of Kordiimonas sp. SCSIO 12603 includes these proteins:
- the folD gene encoding bifunctional methylenetetrahydrofolate dehydrogenase/methenyltetrahydrofolate cyclohydrolase FolD, whose protein sequence is MTAHLIDGKAFSAKVRSNVAEDVSKLKDNHNIKPGLAVVIVGNDPASEIYVKNKVKQTAAVGMNSFHFEMPEETSQEELVAKVKELNADPAVNGILVQLPLPKHMDEAAIIETISPEKDVDGFHVVNSGLLATGGKGMVPCTPLGCILMLKDTLGDLSGKKAIVVGRSNIVGKPMAQLLLNESCTVTIAHSRTKNLEDEVRAADIVVAAVGRAEMVKGDWIKEGATVIDVGINRIPAPERGEGKTRVVGDVEFASAAERAHAITPVPGGVGPMTIACLLKNTVTATCYQNGIEI, encoded by the coding sequence ATGACCGCCCACCTGATAGACGGAAAAGCCTTTTCCGCAAAAGTGCGATCAAATGTTGCTGAAGATGTCAGCAAACTCAAAGATAATCATAACATTAAACCTGGCCTAGCCGTTGTCATTGTTGGGAATGACCCTGCAAGCGAGATTTATGTAAAAAACAAAGTGAAACAAACAGCTGCAGTTGGGATGAACAGCTTTCACTTTGAAATGCCAGAAGAAACCAGTCAGGAAGAACTGGTGGCAAAAGTAAAAGAACTAAACGCCGATCCTGCTGTAAACGGTATTCTTGTGCAGCTGCCCCTTCCAAAGCACATGGATGAAGCTGCCATCATTGAAACCATCTCACCTGAAAAAGATGTGGATGGTTTCCATGTTGTAAACTCAGGCCTTCTGGCAACTGGCGGCAAAGGCATGGTGCCTTGCACACCGCTTGGCTGCATCCTGATGCTGAAAGACACACTTGGTGATCTTTCCGGCAAAAAGGCCATCGTTGTTGGCCGCTCAAACATTGTTGGAAAGCCAATGGCACAGTTACTTTTAAATGAAAGCTGCACTGTTACTATCGCACATAGCCGTACGAAAAATCTCGAAGATGAAGTTCGGGCTGCGGATATTGTGGTAGCTGCTGTTGGCCGAGCGGAAATGGTAAAAGGCGACTGGATCAAAGAAGGCGCCACAGTCATTGATGTAGGTATCAACCGTATCCCTGCGCCAGAGCGCGGTGAAGGCAAAACCCGTGTTGTAGGAGATGTTGAGTTCGCATCCGCGGCAGAACGCGCGCATGCTATCACCCCTGTACCGGGTGGTGTTGGGCCGATGACAATCGCCTGCCTTCTTAAGAATACGGTAACCGCTACTTGCTATCAAAACGGCATTGAAATTTAG
- a CDS encoding M28 family metallopeptidase: MKKLFVSVAAFAVLAACGDTAETPAPYEINETALASHIKTLASDEFGGRAPATKGEELTVAYLTKEFKEAGLSPANGGKYTQDVPLISVETLGAPILTISGENGTEAFAYRNDMVVWTRRAQTETSLADSELVFVGYGINAPERGWNDYEGIDVTDKTVVMMINDPGFATQNDALFNGNAMTYYGRWDYKFDEAARQGAAGAIMIHETKPAAYPWNTVDASWTGPQFDTIRPDGGASLSQAESWITTGAADRLFKLAGLDRAALQKAAETPGFKAVPMNLKAATSFESKVGNVNSQNIAGVVKGSKYPDEYFIYMAHWDHIGTDPSIEGDGIYNGALDNATGTGGLIELARAFASGEQPERSVMFIAVTAEEQGLLGSAYYAANPLVPLADTVGGINMDGLNNFGPTNDVTVTGYGNSELDNYLRQIAETQGRVLAPDAYPEKGGFYRSDHFELSKEGVPMLYPNSGNDHKEKGKEYVAEIRKEYLRVGYHKPGDEYSDDWDLSGAVEDLKLYELTGRLILNSRDWPKWSEGSEFKAKRDAQRKGK; this comes from the coding sequence ATGAAAAAATTATTTGTATCAGTTGCAGCCTTTGCTGTACTCGCAGCTTGCGGCGACACCGCTGAAACACCAGCACCATATGAAATCAACGAAACTGCCCTAGCGAGCCACATCAAGACGCTGGCATCCGATGAATTTGGCGGCCGTGCTCCAGCAACCAAGGGCGAAGAGCTAACGGTTGCTTACCTCACCAAAGAATTCAAAGAAGCGGGCCTTTCGCCCGCGAACGGCGGCAAATACACACAAGATGTACCCCTTATTTCCGTTGAAACGCTAGGTGCGCCAATCCTTACCATCAGCGGTGAAAACGGCACAGAAGCCTTCGCCTACCGGAATGATATGGTTGTGTGGACCCGCCGCGCACAAACAGAAACCTCACTTGCAGACAGTGAATTGGTATTTGTAGGCTACGGCATCAATGCACCCGAGCGCGGTTGGAATGATTATGAAGGTATTGATGTAACGGACAAAACCGTTGTGATGATGATCAACGACCCGGGCTTTGCAACTCAGAATGATGCGCTCTTTAATGGTAACGCCATGACCTATTATGGCCGCTGGGACTATAAGTTTGATGAAGCCGCCCGCCAAGGTGCGGCAGGCGCTATCATGATCCACGAAACCAAGCCTGCGGCTTACCCGTGGAACACTGTTGATGCCAGCTGGACAGGCCCTCAGTTTGATACCATCCGCCCTGATGGTGGCGCGAGCCTTAGCCAGGCAGAAAGCTGGATCACGACGGGTGCTGCCGACCGCCTGTTCAAACTTGCAGGGCTTGATCGTGCTGCCCTTCAGAAGGCTGCTGAAACACCGGGCTTCAAAGCTGTCCCAATGAATTTGAAAGCCGCTACAAGCTTCGAAAGCAAGGTGGGGAATGTAAATTCCCAGAACATCGCCGGTGTTGTTAAAGGTTCTAAATATCCAGATGAATATTTCATCTATATGGCTCACTGGGATCATATTGGTACTGATCCATCCATTGAGGGCGACGGCATTTATAATGGCGCTCTTGATAACGCCACAGGCACAGGTGGTCTCATTGAACTCGCGCGCGCTTTCGCTAGCGGCGAACAACCTGAGCGCTCAGTAATGTTCATTGCTGTAACCGCGGAGGAACAAGGTCTTCTTGGTTCCGCTTATTATGCTGCCAATCCGCTCGTGCCGCTCGCAGACACCGTTGGTGGTATCAACATGGATGGCCTTAATAATTTTGGACCAACCAATGACGTAACAGTAACGGGGTACGGTAATAGTGAGCTTGATAACTATCTGCGCCAAATTGCTGAAACACAGGGCCGCGTTTTAGCACCTGATGCGTACCCTGAAAAAGGTGGCTTCTACCGCTCTGACCATTTTGAGCTTTCTAAAGAAGGCGTGCCGATGCTCTACCCGAACTCGGGCAATGACCATAAAGAAAAAGGCAAAGAGTATGTGGCTGAAATCCGCAAGGAATATCTCCGTGTTGGCTACCATAAACCGGGCGATGAATATAGCGATGACTGGGACCTGTCTGGCGCCGTGGAAGACCTGAAGCTTTATGAGCTAACAGGTCGCCTGATCCTGAATTCACGTGATTGGCCGAAATGGTCTGAAGGCAGTGAGTTTAAAGCCAAACGAGATGCTCAGCGTAAAGGCAAATAA
- a CDS encoding MarC family protein yields MYEAFIAAFIALFVIIDPIGIAPVFAGLTQGTPKSHKRSMAIKGSIVGTLILVFFALVGEAFLGALGISMDALRVAGGVMLFIIAIEMVFEKRTERKQDAAERIDEHFEDISVFPIGLPLLAGPGSIATIMLLIANHNGDYVGQAGVLAALGLVMLITLLTFLVAGKVMDFLGPTVNAVLTRLLGVILAALAFQYILDGLKATFLGG; encoded by the coding sequence ATGTATGAAGCGTTTATAGCAGCCTTCATCGCCCTGTTTGTGATTATTGACCCTATCGGTATTGCCCCGGTTTTTGCGGGGCTTACCCAAGGTACGCCAAAATCACATAAACGTAGCATGGCCATAAAGGGCTCAATCGTTGGCACCTTGATCCTGGTTTTCTTTGCCCTTGTAGGCGAAGCTTTTCTTGGCGCGCTTGGCATTTCAATGGATGCACTCCGCGTTGCGGGTGGTGTAATGCTCTTCATCATCGCGATTGAGATGGTTTTTGAAAAACGTACCGAACGTAAACAGGATGCCGCTGAACGGATTGACGAACACTTTGAAGATATTTCCGTATTCCCTATCGGCCTACCGCTGTTAGCTGGACCGGGCTCTATTGCCACTATTATGCTCCTTATTGCTAATCATAATGGTGATTATGTGGGGCAAGCGGGTGTTCTTGCGGCTCTTGGCCTTGTGATGCTGATTACACTTTTAACCTTCCTTGTGGCAGGTAAGGTTATGGATTTCCTTGGCCCAACCGTGAATGCCGTTCTGACCCGTCTATTAGGCGTTATTCTGGCGGCGCTAGCATTCCAGTATATTCTGGATGGGCTTAAAGCCACCTTCCTGGGTGGTTAA
- a CDS encoding ester cyclase, giving the protein MMPSPKEIVRDFVLNIRSGKKLETVHHYMAPKVLAHQVWAEGGATVERTPAQYWEHIEEFQQAFGDFTVTIEDIIADEDRVYVRWRQDGFHKEAHAGEAVTGKPLTEVTSTVYRIEGGKIVEYWLQTDRKGMEVQVTATTE; this is encoded by the coding sequence ATGATGCCGTCTCCAAAAGAAATTGTTCGGGATTTTGTTCTCAATATCAGGTCAGGTAAAAAGCTGGAAACTGTCCACCACTATATGGCTCCAAAGGTACTCGCCCATCAGGTTTGGGCTGAAGGCGGCGCAACAGTGGAACGCACACCGGCACAGTACTGGGAACATATTGAAGAGTTTCAGCAGGCGTTTGGAGACTTCACCGTCACTATCGAAGATATTATTGCAGATGAAGACCGGGTTTATGTTCGCTGGCGGCAGGACGGCTTTCACAAAGAAGCCCATGCAGGTGAAGCCGTGACCGGCAAGCCTCTTACTGAAGTAACAAGCACCGTATACCGAATTGAAGGCGGGAAAATTGTGGAATACTGGCTACAGACAGACCGTAAAGGCATGGAAGTTCAGGTAACCGCTACTACTGAATAA